One stretch of Nitratiruptor tergarcus DSM 16512 DNA includes these proteins:
- a CDS encoding helix-turn-helix transcriptional regulator, with product MKNQPFNKQTHTNKESRVKKYKKVNQCIAKILSRLYAGETLSIKSLVEECQVSKRTIQRYVNERLAYFPIKKDGDLFSLDWVKEKKIDWSEEEVAVLEMLDNLSKNQGSAFYEKAHKILKKINSFNPYYTRLDIEKIDDFLPVVIELEKAIKENRIIHFTYTMQHGTFKIKAKPLKIANFQGFWYLVAEDMKDGVIKKYLLRQIAQVKISDEKFTPPKNLHEKISKALSIWFDPDIEPFEVRLFIDGKVAKYFKYKPLAPSQIILGEDQDGSIEIALKITHEMEIIPIIKQWLPHIRVLEPKWLDEMIKEDIKAYLNEF from the coding sequence ATGAAAAACCAACCATTCAACAAACAAACCCATACAAACAAAGAATCAAGAGTAAAAAAATACAAAAAAGTTAACCAATGTATTGCGAAAATTCTCTCTAGACTTTATGCAGGTGAGACGCTTTCTATAAAATCGCTGGTAGAAGAGTGCCAAGTCTCCAAACGAACTATTCAGCGTTATGTCAATGAACGCTTAGCCTATTTTCCCATAAAAAAAGATGGAGATCTTTTTAGTCTTGATTGGGTGAAAGAAAAAAAGATTGACTGGAGCGAAGAAGAGGTTGCAGTATTGGAGATGCTAGATAATCTAAGCAAAAATCAAGGCAGTGCTTTTTATGAAAAAGCACACAAAATTCTAAAGAAAATCAACTCTTTCAATCCATACTATACAAGGCTCGATATTGAAAAGATAGATGACTTTTTACCTGTTGTAATCGAGCTTGAAAAAGCTATCAAAGAAAATAGAATTATTCACTTTACATATACAATGCAGCATGGAACCTTCAAAATTAAAGCTAAACCATTAAAAATTGCCAATTTTCAAGGATTTTGGTATTTGGTGGCTGAAGATATGAAAGATGGAGTTATAAAAAAGTATCTTTTGCGCCAAATTGCTCAAGTAAAAATAAGCGATGAAAAATTTACTCCTCCTAAAAATCTTCATGAAAAGATCTCCAAAGCTCTCTCCATCTGGTTCGATCCAGACATTGAGCCTTTTGAAGTGCGACTTTTTATTGATGGAAAAGTTGCCAAATATTTTAAATACAAACCCCTTGCTCCATCACAAATAATTCTTGGAGAAGATCAAGATGGAAGTATTGAGATTGCACTCAAGATAACTCACGAAATGGAAATCATTCCAATCATCAAACAGTGGCTACCTCACATTAGAGTTTTAGAGCCAAAGTGGCTTGATGAAATGATTAAAGAAGATATTAAAGCCTACTTA